One Thermodesulfobacteriota bacterium genomic region harbors:
- a CDS encoding DinB family protein: MPVLSPNNYFELMAQYNRWMDGKLYDVCSRLSDAERKKDMGAFFKSIHGTLNHIYYGDIAWLERLRDNKFTPRRLGADIFEDFNEIRAAQEKIDVEIIEWAETLTPEHLDSDYEYISNVDGIARTMPKWILATHMFNHQTHHRGQLTTLIKQLGIDPGITDIPWLPSLQDYKKSK; the protein is encoded by the coding sequence GTGCCCGTCTTGTCCCCCAATAATTACTTCGAGCTGATGGCCCAATATAACAGGTGGATGGACGGCAAGCTGTATGACGTCTGCAGCCGGTTATCGGATGCCGAACGGAAGAAGGACATGGGGGCGTTTTTCAAATCGATCCATGGCACTCTCAACCACATTTATTACGGCGATATAGCCTGGCTCGAAAGGCTCCGCGACAACAAATTCACGCCGAGGAGACTCGGTGCAGATATTTTCGAGGATTTTAATGAGATCAGAGCCGCTCAGGAAAAAATAGACGTCGAAATAATAGAGTGGGCTGAGACACTAACCCCTGAACACCTGGATAGTGACTACGAATATATAAGCAATGTGGACGGCATAGCAAGGACAATGCCGAAATGGATACTAGCCACTCACATGTTCAATCACCAGACCCACCACCGCGGCCAACTGACTACACTAATCAAGCAGCTCGGGATCGATCCCGGAATCACCGATATACCCTGGCTGCCGTCGCTGCAAGATTATAAGAAGAGCAAATAG